From Gimesia panareensis, the proteins below share one genomic window:
- a CDS encoding glycosyltransferase has product MSESDAPYPIAFCITGLQPGGAERALVQIVTRLNRDRWAPVVYSLTGSGPLVEQLEQADIPIEVLQARSAWDARIIWHLAQKFKAQKPVLLQTFLFHANLTGRIAARLAHVPHVVAGIRVSEKRRNGHLLLDRLTNRLVELNICVSQSVADFSIKEGHLPADKVTVVPNGVEFQRFAGAKPADLSCWKIPEGAKVILSVGRLDPQKAPGDLLAAFLQFAAQAPEFHLLFVGDGPLKAELEQRASQSESADRIHFAGWQPQIPELMRAADCLVLSSLWEGMPNVVLEAMAAGLPVISTKVDGIFELIQPGEQGTLVDIGSVDQLRQALVDLRTSPAQFLKMAENAQTLVEQEFTWESIAQKYDQIYSRILSLID; this is encoded by the coding sequence TTGTCTGAAAGTGACGCACCTTATCCGATTGCGTTTTGTATTACCGGTCTGCAGCCCGGCGGGGCAGAGCGTGCGCTGGTACAGATTGTGACAAGGTTGAATCGCGATCGCTGGGCTCCTGTCGTCTATTCGCTGACCGGCTCAGGGCCGCTGGTAGAGCAGTTGGAGCAGGCTGATATCCCGATAGAAGTTTTACAGGCACGATCCGCCTGGGACGCCCGCATTATCTGGCACCTGGCGCAAAAGTTCAAAGCACAAAAACCGGTTTTGTTACAAACATTTCTATTTCACGCCAATCTGACGGGACGAATTGCAGCCCGACTGGCACATGTCCCGCATGTCGTGGCAGGAATACGAGTCTCAGAAAAACGGCGCAACGGCCACCTGCTGCTGGATCGGCTGACGAATCGCCTGGTTGAACTGAATATCTGTGTCAGTCAGTCAGTGGCTGACTTCTCAATAAAAGAGGGGCATTTGCCCGCAGACAAAGTGACCGTTGTTCCGAATGGTGTCGAGTTCCAACGGTTTGCAGGAGCGAAGCCTGCGGATCTCAGTTGCTGGAAGATTCCGGAGGGAGCCAAGGTGATTCTGTCAGTCGGGCGGCTGGATCCTCAGAAAGCACCGGGCGATCTGCTCGCTGCGTTTCTGCAGTTTGCAGCGCAGGCACCGGAATTTCATCTGCTGTTTGTGGGAGACGGACCGCTCAAGGCAGAGTTGGAACAGCGTGCCTCTCAGTCAGAGTCTGCAGACCGGATTCATTTTGCGGGTTGGCAGCCCCAGATTCCGGAGTTGATGCGTGCGGCAGACTGCCTGGTGCTCTCTTCCCTGTGGGAGGGGATGCCTAACGTGGTACTCGAAGCGATGGCTGCCGGTTTGCCCGTCATATCGACCAAAGTCGATGGGATTTTCGAGCTGATCCAGCCCGGCGAGCAGGGGACCCTGGTGGACATTGGATCGGTTGATCAGCTTCGTCAGGCACTGGTCGACCTGAGGACCTCTCCTGCCCAGTTTCTCAAGATGGCTGAAAATGCGCAAACTCTTGTGGAACAGGAGTTTACCTGGGAGTCGATTGCGCAAAAATATGACCAGATCTATTCCCGAATCCTCTCGCTGATTGACTGA
- the queA gene encoding tRNA preQ1(34) S-adenosylmethionine ribosyltransferase-isomerase QueA, producing the protein MTSLDAFDYHLPPELIATEPTRQRDQSRLLVVNRQDRSIHHSMISELPQFLNPRDCLVLNDTRVLSARLFGVRQATGGKWEGLYLGSNAEGEWKLMSKTRGKLMPGETIELTPAHNRSEHKQLSLVMQSKDEEGYWTATVQSTEDHHLLLSHFGTMPLPPYMKRELATEEDWERYQTVYANQPGAVAAPTAGLHFTPELLACCTGKGVEVAKVTLHVGIGTFKPIACETLEEHKMHSEWCELPDESASQLNRTRAEGGRIVAVGTTSVRTLESVAQQGPLQAWQGETDIFIYPPYQFQAVDCLLTNFHLPKSTLLVLVSAFADAELIQEAYEKAVEAKYRFYSYGDAMLIL; encoded by the coding sequence ATGACCAGCTTAGATGCCTTCGATTATCACCTGCCCCCGGAACTGATCGCCACGGAGCCAACTCGACAGCGGGATCAGTCTCGCCTGCTGGTAGTGAATCGTCAGGACCGCTCCATTCACCACAGCATGATTTCGGAACTGCCTCAGTTTCTGAATCCCCGGGATTGTCTGGTTCTGAATGATACGCGCGTGCTCTCCGCCCGCCTGTTTGGCGTTCGCCAGGCCACCGGCGGAAAATGGGAAGGCCTCTATCTCGGTTCCAATGCCGAAGGCGAGTGGAAGCTGATGAGTAAAACCCGCGGCAAGCTGATGCCTGGCGAAACAATTGAGCTGACCCCCGCACATAACCGCTCTGAACACAAGCAGCTCTCCCTGGTCATGCAGTCCAAAGATGAAGAGGGTTACTGGACCGCCACGGTACAATCGACCGAAGACCATCATCTTCTGCTGTCCCACTTTGGTACGATGCCCCTCCCCCCTTACATGAAACGGGAACTGGCCACCGAGGAAGACTGGGAACGTTACCAGACAGTGTATGCAAATCAGCCCGGCGCGGTCGCCGCTCCCACCGCGGGCCTGCATTTCACTCCCGAACTGCTGGCATGTTGCACCGGAAAAGGGGTCGAAGTCGCGAAAGTGACACTGCACGTGGGCATCGGAACCTTTAAACCGATTGCCTGTGAGACGCTGGAAGAACACAAAATGCATTCAGAATGGTGTGAACTACCCGACGAGTCCGCGTCACAGCTGAACCGGACGCGAGCAGAAGGTGGCCGGATCGTCGCTGTGGGAACCACCAGCGTCCGCACACTGGAATCAGTGGCGCAACAGGGACCACTTCAGGCCTGGCAGGGAGAAACGGATATTTTCATCTACCCTCCCTACCAGTTCCAGGCAGTCGACTGTCTGCTGACCAATTTCCACTTACCCAAATCGACTCTGCTGGTGCTGGTCAGCGCCTTTGCAGATGCGGAACTGATCCAGGAAGCCTACGAAAAAGCTGTAGAAGCGAAATACCGCTTCTACAGCTATGGTGATGCCATGTTAATTTTATAA
- a CDS encoding PVC-type heme-binding CxxCH protein, translated as MKQVKHLAVPSVTSKHPRNTVKRFLAGGCLALVAGVCLQFAVAAEKKSEVPKSPLSPEESLKQTVVHPDFEMQVVAAEPNVINPVAVAFDETGVLWVVEMTDYPHGPKEGEEPKSRIKLLRDKDQDGFYETASVFADKLLFATGVQPWKGGLIVTLAGKVQYMKDTDGDDKADLVETWFTGFKEENSQLRANHPTLGLDNHIYISNGLRGGSVIATHPEWTKNAKQVPINGLDFRFHPLTGKYESISGIGQFGLTFDDYCNRFVCSNRNPNKHIVLESRYLKRNPYLAVKSVYHDVSPDGEDSRVYAISRTWTTSTLHAGQFTAACGVTIYRGGLFPKAFYGNSFTCEPTANLVHRDVMTPTGATYDSKYGRDKVEFIASRDEWFRPVNMYNGPDGALYLCDMYRAVIEHPQFMPAELKERSDLNDGIDRGRIYRIVPKKAKINKSVYTDLKDATPAELLAALSSKDSWQRETAARLIFEGQDASLQPALEKLAANGKTEQARIQALWSLEGLGKLTDTVLLQALKDKASRVQGQAVRLSEPRLAKNQALKKQVLSLVDSADPTLRFQLAISLGEAGDSGSMVPELAQLMLQGADDSWTRAAVLSSAGDQSVPILKSFLKQLEQSGQKVTAKSSVTDAVRELASVIGPQLKADEIQETLSLIAGLDADRYLPLQIAGFEGLGNSLRRRGKSIATYQAKLPEADQQKLKQFYQKIVETAADPQSPLAQKLEAIGVLRFVGFETAGQTLLDLIQGKTSQAIKIAAIESISPYGDAQIGPVLMEGFAQQTPGMRRAILDAMLASQDRTNVLLDEIKKGQIKISELGPSRSARLQRHRNPEIKKQAAALFAAAIPADRKQVLADYQKVLKLKADPLAGKQIFVKNCVTCHKIGEIGVNVAPDIGDSRTKTPEYLLTNILDPNRAIDANFFSYTVITVDGVVHTGIISSDSGGSITLTQPEGKTVTVLKDEIEEMKSNGVSLMPVGLEKNINPQQMADLISFIKNWRYLDGQVPKEIAKPQ; from the coding sequence ATGAAACAAGTGAAACATCTTGCGGTCCCATCTGTTACCTCGAAGCATCCACGGAACACAGTCAAGCGATTCCTGGCAGGTGGCTGCCTGGCTCTGGTCGCGGGAGTTTGTCTGCAATTCGCTGTTGCCGCTGAGAAGAAATCCGAGGTTCCCAAGTCTCCGCTCTCGCCGGAAGAATCTCTGAAACAGACAGTCGTCCATCCGGATTTCGAAATGCAGGTCGTCGCGGCCGAACCGAACGTGATCAACCCGGTTGCAGTGGCCTTCGATGAAACGGGAGTTCTGTGGGTAGTGGAGATGACCGACTATCCCCATGGCCCCAAAGAGGGAGAAGAACCCAAGAGCCGGATTAAGCTGTTACGCGACAAGGATCAGGACGGTTTTTATGAAACGGCGTCTGTCTTTGCAGACAAGCTGCTGTTTGCCACTGGTGTGCAGCCCTGGAAAGGGGGCCTGATTGTCACCCTGGCGGGTAAGGTGCAATACATGAAAGACACCGACGGCGATGACAAAGCCGATCTGGTCGAGACCTGGTTTACCGGCTTTAAAGAAGAAAACTCACAGCTGCGGGCGAATCACCCGACACTGGGACTGGATAACCACATTTATATTTCTAATGGTCTGCGTGGCGGATCGGTGATCGCGACCCATCCCGAGTGGACGAAAAATGCGAAACAGGTTCCGATCAACGGGCTCGATTTCCGTTTTCATCCATTGACCGGAAAATACGAATCCATTTCCGGGATCGGGCAGTTTGGACTGACCTTTGACGATTATTGTAATCGCTTCGTCTGTTCGAACCGTAATCCGAACAAGCATATCGTGCTGGAGAGCCGCTACCTGAAACGGAATCCTTATCTGGCAGTGAAGTCGGTCTATCATGATGTTTCTCCTGATGGCGAAGATTCCCGCGTGTATGCGATCAGCCGCACCTGGACGACCTCCACGTTGCACGCAGGTCAGTTCACTGCCGCCTGTGGTGTGACCATCTACCGGGGAGGTCTGTTTCCGAAGGCATTCTACGGGAACAGCTTCACCTGTGAGCCGACTGCGAACCTGGTGCATCGGGATGTCATGACCCCGACGGGTGCGACCTACGATTCGAAATACGGACGCGACAAAGTCGAGTTCATCGCCAGCCGGGATGAATGGTTCCGTCCGGTGAATATGTACAACGGCCCGGATGGGGCGCTCTACCTGTGTGACATGTATCGGGCGGTGATTGAGCATCCGCAGTTCATGCCCGCGGAATTGAAAGAACGTTCCGATTTGAATGACGGGATCGATCGCGGCCGGATTTACCGGATCGTACCTAAAAAAGCAAAAATCAATAAGAGTGTTTATACCGATTTGAAGGATGCAACTCCGGCCGAACTGTTGGCTGCTCTGTCTTCAAAGGATTCATGGCAGCGTGAGACCGCAGCCCGTCTGATCTTTGAAGGTCAGGACGCTTCTCTGCAGCCGGCCCTGGAAAAACTGGCCGCAAACGGAAAAACAGAACAGGCCCGCATTCAGGCGCTCTGGTCCCTGGAGGGGCTGGGGAAACTGACTGATACCGTGCTGCTGCAGGCGTTGAAAGACAAAGCGTCACGTGTGCAGGGACAGGCGGTCCGTTTGAGCGAACCGCGGCTGGCGAAGAATCAGGCACTGAAAAAACAGGTGCTGTCTCTGGTCGATTCGGCTGATCCCACGTTGCGTTTCCAGTTGGCAATCAGCCTGGGAGAAGCGGGCGACAGCGGATCGATGGTGCCGGAACTGGCACAGCTGATGTTGCAGGGAGCCGATGATTCCTGGACCCGTGCTGCCGTGCTGTCTTCGGCCGGCGATCAGAGTGTGCCGATTCTGAAGTCGTTTCTGAAGCAGTTAGAACAGTCCGGTCAGAAAGTGACTGCGAAATCGAGTGTGACTGACGCGGTACGTGAGCTGGCGTCAGTGATCGGTCCCCAACTCAAGGCGGACGAGATCCAGGAGACACTGTCCCTGATAGCGGGGCTGGATGCAGATCGGTATCTGCCCCTGCAGATTGCCGGCTTTGAAGGACTGGGGAACAGTCTGCGTCGCCGGGGAAAATCGATTGCCACCTACCAGGCGAAATTGCCAGAAGCCGACCAGCAGAAGCTGAAACAGTTCTACCAGAAGATTGTGGAAACGGCAGCGGATCCCCAAAGTCCGCTGGCACAAAAGCTGGAAGCCATTGGCGTACTGCGGTTCGTCGGATTTGAAACGGCAGGACAGACTCTCCTGGATCTGATTCAGGGCAAGACATCGCAGGCGATTAAAATTGCCGCCATTGAATCGATCAGTCCTTATGGGGATGCTCAGATTGGGCCAGTGCTGATGGAAGGGTTTGCCCAGCAGACGCCCGGTATGCGGCGGGCGATTCTGGATGCGATGCTGGCCAGCCAGGATCGGACCAATGTGTTGCTGGATGAAATTAAAAAGGGACAGATTAAGATTTCTGAACTGGGTCCCTCGCGGTCGGCGCGACTGCAGCGGCATCGGAATCCCGAAATCAAGAAGCAGGCTGCGGCCCTGTTTGCCGCAGCGATTCCCGCAGATCGCAAGCAGGTGCTGGCTGATTACCAGAAAGTGCTCAAGTTGAAAGCGGATCCGCTGGCCGGGAAGCAGATCTTTGTCAAGAACTGTGTGACTTGCCACAAGATTGGCGAAATTGGTGTGAATGTCGCTCCCGATATCGGGGATTCACGCACGAAGACCCCGGAATACCTGCTGACGAATATTCTGGATCCGAACCGGGCCATCGATGCCAACTTCTTCAGTTATACGGTGATCACTGTCGACGGTGTGGTACACACCGGGATCATCTCTTCCGACAGTGGCGGTTCGATCACGCTGACTCAACCTGAAGGAAAAACAGTGACCGTACTGAAAGATGAGATTGAAGAAATGAAGTCCAACGGCGTCTCCTTGATGCCGGTCGGTCTGGAGAAAAACATCAATCCTCAGCAGATGGCGGATCTGATTTCGTTCATTAAGAACTGGCGTTACCTGGACGGACAGGTTCCCAAAGAGATCGCCAAGCCGCAGTAA
- the hemA gene encoding glutamyl-tRNA reductase, with amino-acid sequence MNLQVVYCNHQTAGLDVREKLAFSSKEQLDQAYSILKQSYPDTEMVVISTCNRVELYTATQEPEAGPSHQDLAKFFSEFHHVPVTDFFEDFLERTGPDAVRHLFQVASSLDSMVLGEPQIVNQVKEAYQRATDNALCGPLTHALFQQAIRVSARVRTETQLAEGRVSIASVAVGTFGKSIFERFDDKTVLIIGAGEMAEETLTYLKDEGVKKIVVVNRSLENAQKLALKVGGEARAFDDLDDCLAEADVIVSTTGASQPIVDVERFERVLKKSGSKTFFILDLGAPRDFAPAVGQINDNIFLYDIDDLEATCEKNRRARQKEVEKALAIIDEETERFMHGVYHRATGPIIKQLREQWHDVREQEVEKLFSKLSHLDEKDQELIKRSIEQIVNKLLHPPLEVLRQEAREGTPHGLLDALKQLFHIRD; translated from the coding sequence GTGAATCTGCAGGTCGTTTACTGTAATCACCAGACAGCGGGACTGGATGTACGAGAGAAGCTGGCGTTCTCCTCGAAAGAGCAGCTGGACCAGGCATATTCCATCCTCAAGCAGTCATACCCCGACACGGAAATGGTTGTGATTTCGACCTGCAACCGGGTGGAGCTGTATACCGCGACCCAGGAGCCGGAGGCCGGGCCTTCCCATCAGGATCTGGCAAAGTTCTTCTCCGAATTTCATCACGTTCCGGTCACCGATTTCTTTGAAGACTTTCTGGAACGAACAGGCCCCGATGCCGTACGGCATCTGTTTCAGGTCGCCTCCAGCCTCGACAGCATGGTGCTCGGCGAGCCGCAGATTGTCAATCAGGTGAAAGAAGCCTATCAGCGGGCGACCGACAACGCGCTGTGTGGCCCGTTGACGCATGCCCTGTTTCAGCAGGCGATCCGGGTCTCAGCACGGGTCCGTACAGAAACGCAACTGGCGGAAGGCCGGGTCTCGATCGCCAGCGTGGCAGTGGGGACATTTGGAAAAAGTATTTTCGAACGCTTCGATGACAAGACCGTGCTGATTATCGGAGCCGGCGAAATGGCTGAGGAGACGCTGACCTATCTCAAAGACGAGGGAGTCAAGAAGATTGTGGTGGTGAACCGCAGTCTGGAAAACGCACAAAAACTGGCGTTGAAAGTCGGCGGAGAGGCACGCGCCTTTGATGATCTCGATGACTGCCTGGCAGAAGCGGATGTGATTGTCAGCACCACCGGGGCCTCACAGCCGATTGTGGACGTGGAACGCTTTGAGCGGGTCCTCAAAAAATCGGGTAGCAAGACCTTTTTCATCCTCGACCTGGGGGCGCCGCGAGATTTTGCTCCTGCAGTGGGACAGATCAACGACAATATCTTTCTGTATGACATTGACGATCTGGAAGCGACCTGCGAAAAGAACCGGCGGGCTCGACAGAAAGAAGTCGAGAAAGCGCTGGCGATCATCGATGAAGAGACCGAACGGTTCATGCATGGCGTCTATCACCGGGCAACCGGACCGATTATCAAACAACTTCGCGAACAGTGGCACGATGTCCGCGAACAGGAGGTCGAGAAGCTGTTCAGCAAGCTGTCCCACCTGGATGAAAAAGATCAGGAGTTGATCAAACGCTCGATCGAGCAGATCGTCAATAAGCTGTTGCATCCTCCCCTGGAAGTCCTGCGCCAGGAAGCCCGCGAGGGGACGCCGCACGGACTGCTCGATGCGCTCAAGCAGCTATTCCACATCCGGGACTGA
- the ccsA gene encoding cytochrome c biogenesis protein CcsA has protein sequence MLSKVTVFCFMASYLVAFCFELARFLRKKNGWLRPLIILFSLAGLVAQTAYLVYRSRETQLPPLLGSTHDWLVVFAWLLVAIYLFINLIDEELSIGLFLFPLVLALVVASYFVDHVTNPLVQPAIRSWAMLHATLLVLGGVGFVLSFVISAMYLIQHKRLKQKQNFSEGFHLPSLAKLARLNRWALMISAPLLTVGMGIGIALGVYVRKGAQAISFLDPVIIVYEIVWVAMLLSVIFILRTKQPNQKHIAQLTIWTGGLLLLTVIGIQILTNSRLLKMDSWHSRSDTPRMEIQQSTAERILS, from the coding sequence ATGTTGTCGAAAGTGACTGTTTTCTGTTTCATGGCCAGTTATCTGGTAGCCTTCTGTTTCGAGTTGGCCCGATTTCTACGCAAAAAGAACGGATGGCTGCGACCACTGATCATTCTGTTTTCCCTGGCGGGGCTGGTGGCTCAGACCGCTTATCTGGTTTACCGCTCTCGTGAGACACAACTGCCACCCTTGTTGGGGTCCACGCATGACTGGCTGGTGGTCTTCGCCTGGTTACTGGTCGCGATTTATCTGTTTATCAATCTGATCGATGAGGAACTCTCGATCGGTCTGTTTCTGTTTCCGCTGGTCCTGGCACTGGTGGTGGCTTCTTATTTTGTCGATCACGTCACCAATCCGCTGGTGCAGCCGGCGATTCGTTCCTGGGCGATGCTGCATGCGACGCTGCTCGTACTGGGGGGCGTGGGATTCGTGCTTTCGTTTGTCATCAGTGCGATGTATCTGATTCAACATAAGCGGTTAAAGCAGAAACAGAATTTTTCAGAGGGCTTTCACCTGCCCAGTCTGGCCAAACTGGCACGTTTGAACCGCTGGGCACTGATGATCTCCGCCCCCTTGCTGACAGTCGGGATGGGTATCGGCATTGCATTGGGGGTTTATGTCCGCAAAGGAGCACAGGCGATCTCCTTTCTTGACCCGGTGATCATTGTGTATGAGATCGTGTGGGTTGCCATGTTGCTGAGTGTGATCTTCATCCTCCGCACGAAACAGCCTAACCAGAAGCACATTGCCCAGCTGACAATCTGGACTGGAGGGCTGTTGCTGCTGACCGTGATCGGCATTCAGATCCTGACGAACAGTCGTCTACTGAAGATGGATTCGTGGCACTCCCGGTCTGATACACCCCGGATGGAAATTCAACAGTCGACTGCAGAAAGGATCCTTTCGTGA
- a CDS encoding sigma-54 interaction domain-containing protein, with protein sequence MEDDRPIFEDMVGYSPAMRNVYRLTRRAAATSSTVLLTGETGTGKELIARGIHELSPRATGPFIRVNCGALSESLLESELFGHIKGAFTSAVENRTGRFEAAHGGTIFLDEINSVSFTLQVKLLRVLQEHEFERVGDTRSISVDCRIVAATNRNLLDEIEAGRFREDLYYRLNVIPIDLPPLRERSEDIPELVHFFAKQFSAEEKIPLPNFSEEVLNTFKNYNWPGNVRELQNYVERLIVLAGEDGPMLDLLPGHVTGRSAPRTVTAKTQDPETLCRDLVSMELHRVGDESTDVHTQVVSLVEKEVILQVLRACQGVQTKTATRLGINRNTLHKKISEYELESEAR encoded by the coding sequence ATGGAAGACGATCGCCCGATTTTCGAAGATATGGTGGGGTACAGCCCTGCGATGCGTAACGTCTATCGTCTGACGCGTCGTGCCGCTGCTACTTCGTCTACCGTCTTATTGACTGGGGAGACCGGTACCGGCAAAGAGTTAATTGCCCGCGGTATCCATGAGCTGAGTCCGCGCGCCACAGGCCCCTTTATTCGTGTCAACTGCGGTGCGTTGAGTGAAAGTCTGCTCGAAAGTGAACTGTTCGGTCATATCAAAGGGGCTTTTACCAGTGCCGTTGAAAACCGAACGGGGCGGTTTGAAGCCGCCCATGGGGGCACGATTTTTCTGGACGAAATCAACTCTGTCAGTTTTACTCTGCAGGTCAAGTTGCTGCGTGTTCTGCAGGAGCATGAATTCGAGCGGGTAGGTGATACGCGTTCCATTTCCGTCGACTGTCGAATTGTCGCAGCGACGAACCGCAATCTGCTGGACGAAATCGAAGCGGGGCGTTTTCGGGAAGACTTGTACTATCGTCTGAACGTGATTCCGATTGATCTGCCTCCCCTCCGCGAACGGTCTGAAGACATTCCGGAACTGGTACACTTTTTTGCGAAACAGTTCTCTGCCGAAGAGAAAATTCCCCTGCCAAATTTCTCGGAAGAGGTTTTAAATACCTTCAAAAACTACAACTGGCCGGGGAATGTCCGGGAGCTGCAGAATTACGTCGAACGGCTGATCGTACTTGCAGGGGAAGACGGGCCCATGCTGGATTTGCTACCGGGACATGTCACTGGCCGGTCCGCTCCCCGGACCGTCACTGCGAAGACCCAGGATCCAGAGACGCTTTGTCGTGATCTGGTTTCGATGGAACTGCATCGCGTGGGGGATGAGTCCACCGACGTACATACTCAGGTTGTATCGCTCGTGGAAAAAGAAGTGATTTTGCAGGTTTTACGGGCCTGCCAGGGGGTCCAGACGAAGACGGCCACCCGACTGGGAATCAACCGCAACACGCTGCATAAAAAAATATCCGAGTACGAATTAGAATCTGAAGCAAGATGA
- the panD gene encoding aspartate 1-decarboxylase: MKRVLLKSKIHRATVTEANLEYNGSVTIDQELMEAADIVEHEQVQIYNITSGTRLTTYAIVGEPGSGVICINGAAAHLVKPRDLVIIASYAEYKEKETRGHQPKVVLVDEHNCPVPTSQPVGTSVES; encoded by the coding sequence ATGAAGCGCGTATTACTCAAATCAAAAATTCACCGTGCCACGGTGACCGAAGCGAATCTGGAATACAATGGCAGCGTGACCATCGATCAGGAACTGATGGAAGCAGCTGACATTGTGGAGCATGAGCAGGTCCAGATCTATAACATTACTTCGGGGACCCGACTGACCACTTATGCCATTGTTGGTGAGCCCGGATCTGGTGTGATCTGCATCAATGGAGCGGCTGCCCACCTGGTGAAGCCGCGGGATCTGGTGATTATCGCCAGCTATGCAGAATACAAGGAAAAAGAGACACGCGGACATCAGCCCAAGGTCGTGCTGGTTGATGAGCATAACTGTCCCGTCCCCACGTCTCAGCCTGTAGGAACCAGTGTGGAATCTTGA